The genomic stretch CCACCCACACCACGGGGTCGATCGCGTCGGAGCGCGGATCGCCGAATGTCTTCACCCATTTGCGCGCGTTGCCGGCGCCGGCGTTGTAGGCAGCGGCGGCAAGCAGCAGCGAACCATCGAAGCGTTCGAGCTGCGCCTTGAGGTAGGTCGAGCCGAGCAACGTATTGTACTCAGCGTCGCTGGTGAGGCGGCTCGCCGAGTACTTCACCCCGAGCTTCCCGGCGGTTTCCTTGGCGGTTGCCGGCATCAGCTGCATCAGGCCGCGGGCACCGGCCGACGAGATGGCGTCGACCTGGAACCGGCTCTCCTGCCGGGTGATCGCGTAGATGGCGGCGTGGTCCATCGAGGCCAGCTTGGTGCTGGGCAGGCCATCCTTGGGGAAGTTGAACAGATCGAGCGGAATGCCACGCTTCTCGGAGGTGTCGGCGATGGCGATGGCCAGGTGGTGCGCGTCAAGCGTCTGAGCGAGGCGCGCTGCCAGTAACAGGTCGGCGCCGTCGGTGAAGCCATCGGCGAAACTGCGCAGCAGGGGGACGGCGAGCTCCTTGTGGCCGTTATCGGCGAGGGCCCGCACGGCCCGCACTAGCTCGCGGCCTTCGAAGCCGGCCTCGGCCTCTTTCCATGCCGGCATGTCGCGGAGTTCGGTCGACGACTTGCCGAGGGCCGAGCGGGCGAGCTGGCCGTAATAGATCGTCCCGAACGCGGCAGCCTTGGTGAAGGCCTCCTTGGCCCCGGCCTCGTCACCCAGCGCCTGTCGGGCGCGACCGAGCCAATAATTGGCCTGCGTCACCGAATCCGGCAGCGTCGAGTGCTTCGTCATCTCCTCGAAATGCGGCGCGGCGGCTTTCGCATCCTTGAGGAAAGCCAGCGCGATCCAGCCGGCGTGGAAATGCGCTTCCACCAACCGGCCTTCCGGCCCTTCGCGATAGCCGTCGGCGGCGCGATAGGCGCGCTTCACCTCGCCCAGCGCCAGCAACTGGCGGGCGAGCGCCCGGCGTTCGTACCAGAATTCTTCTGCGTCGGGCGGAATGCCCTTGGCCTTGTCGAGCCAGTTGATGGCCTCGTCCCACAGCTCGAACTGCCGCGCGCGCTGGGCCCGGCTGAACTGATAGACCGAGTTGGTGCGCATCGAAGGATCGACCGCGTCGAGCAGCTTCTTGGCATCCTTGGCGTTGCGCGACACGGCGTTGCGGGCGACGGCCAGCGATTTCTGCGCCGACGTCATGTATGGCATCAGCCGCTCGACGCCGCTGGCGCGGTCGTGCATCATCAGGTGCACCGCCCGCGCCCAATGCGCCTCGCGATCGATCAGGCTTCCGAGCTTGTCGAGCACCCGGGTTTCGGTCGCCTTGTCGAGGAAGTTCTCGGTCCAGATGGCGCGGGCGATGCGGGTGGCCCGGTCCTTCTGCCCGGCTGCGAGATAGGCTTCGGCGAGAGCAATCTGCGCTGCAAGCGTGTTGGGCATGGCGCCGCCCAGTTGCTTGATCAGCGTCGGGCCGTCGGCTTTTTCGCGGAGCAAAGCCTGCTCCAGTCGCGTCCTGAACACGGCGCCCTTGGCAAAATCGGGCGCGTCGGCGATGAAGTCCTGCACCGAGGCCGCCGGAACCTCGCCATTGCCATAGTAGATTGCCGCCCACTGAACGGCTCGGCGCTCCACCGCATCGGTGAGGCTGCGAGCCAGCTCATAGGCTTCCGGCTGTTTGCCTTCGGCAAGCAGGTCGAGGGCCTGGGTGAACTGGCTCGACGCTGACGGCGCACTGGCCTGAGGCTTGCTTTCGATCGAGCCGGTGGTCACCGGATCGACCAGCGAGGCCTGCACCGCGGGCATCAGCGGGGTTGGCCGGGCGACCGGCACCACCACATCGGCACTGGTCGAGTCGTTGGCGCGCGACAGCACGATCGGCAGCGTTGCAGCGCCGAGCACGCCAAGGGCGACAACTCCTGCAGCGATCAGGCGTCCCGCGCCTCTCGCAACAACCATGGTAACCGTCCTGTTGGTCCGCAATAGAAGTCCAACAAGGTGCCCCCGCCCTTGCAGTGCCCCAGACTTTGCACGCGGCGCGTGAACGTTTGGTTAGCCACTCGGTCCTTGTGGGTGTACGCCGCGCCCTCTATCGACAGCTTGCTTGTCGCGCCGCACGAGAAAAACTATGGTGCGCGATTGTGGCCCCCCGATGATCGGGATGTGGCCATGTTCTGGCCACATGGCCCCACCAACCACAGCTGCGACCGCCAAGGGGCGGCGCCATACGACGAGGAACTGACCCGAAATGTTGCGAGGTTCGATCACAGCGCTCATCACTCCGTTTGCGAACGGGGCGCTGGACGAGAAAGCCTTCAGCAACTTCGTCGATTGGCAGATCAACGAGGGTTCGCACGGGCTGGTGCCGGTCGGCACCACCGGCGAAAGCCCGACCGTCAGCCATGAAGAGCACCGTCGTGTCATCGAGATCTGTGTCGAGGTGACGGCAAAGCGCGTGCCGGTGATCGCCGGCGCCGGCTCGAACTCGACGGCCGAGGCCGTGTCGCTGGCGCGCTTTGCCGAGGATGTCGGTGCCGACGCCGTGCTATCGGTCGTGCCCTACTACAACAAACCGACCCAGGAAGGGATGTTCCAGCACTTCTCCGCCGTAGCGTCGGCGACGGCGCTGCCGATCGTGCTCTATTCCGTACCGGGCCGCACGGTGGTCGATCTCAGTGTCGACACCATCGTGCGCCTCAAGGAGGCGCATCCGAACATCCTCGGCGTCAAGGATGCCACCGCCAACATGGAGCGGGCCAGTGCGCAGCGCATGCGTCTGGGGGCAGATTTCATCCTGCTCTCGGGCGAGGATGTCACGGCGCTCGGCTTCAATGCGCATGGCGGCCACGGCTGCATCTCGGTGACCTCCAATGTCGCACCGCGCCTCAGCGCACTGTTCCAGAACGCCTGCCAGCAGGGCAATTTCTCCGAAGCCCTGGCGCTGCAGGACAAGCTGTTCCCGCTGCACAAGGCGTTGTTCCTCGAGAACAATCCGGGTGGTGTGAAATATGCGGCGGCCCGGCTCGGGCTCTGCCGCAACGAGTTCCGCCTGCCGGTGGTGCCGGTGTCCAAGGACAACGAAAAGGCGATCGACGCGGCCTTGTCGCACGCGGGCCTGCTGCCCAACTAAGGAGCTAGTAGCGAATAGGGGGACGCCCCGCGGCCGCTTGTTTGGCTATTCGCTATTCGCCAAACACCATTCGCTCGGAAACCATGGCCAAGTTACCCAACAAACCGGCGATGATCGTCACCGGCCCGATCGCGGAAAACCGCCGGGCCCGCTACGATTACGAGATCACCGACACGCTCGAGGCTGGCATCGTGCTGACCGGCACCGAGGTGAAGTCGCTGCGCACCGGCAAGGCCCAGATCACCGAGGCCTACGCTTCGCCGGAGCGCGGCGAGTTGTGGCTGATCAATGCCCACATCCCGGAATACCTGCAGGCCAACCGCTTCAACCACGAAGAGAAGCGCCCACGTAAGCTGCTGGTGAAAAAGAAGGAACTGGCGCGCCTCAGCCAGGATGTCGAACGCGCCGGCAACACCATCGTGCCGATGAAGCTCTATTTCAACGAGCAGGGCCG from Devosia sp. A16 encodes the following:
- a CDS encoding lytic transglycosylase domain-containing protein, producing MVVARGAGRLIAAGVVALGVLGAATLPIVLSRANDSTSADVVVPVARPTPLMPAVQASLVDPVTTGSIESKPQASAPSASSQFTQALDLLAEGKQPEAYELARSLTDAVERRAVQWAAIYYGNGEVPAASVQDFIADAPDFAKGAVFRTRLEQALLREKADGPTLIKQLGGAMPNTLAAQIALAEAYLAAGQKDRATRIARAIWTENFLDKATETRVLDKLGSLIDREAHWARAVHLMMHDRASGVERLMPYMTSAQKSLAVARNAVSRNAKDAKKLLDAVDPSMRTNSVYQFSRAQRARQFELWDEAINWLDKAKGIPPDAEEFWYERRALARQLLALGEVKRAYRAADGYREGPEGRLVEAHFHAGWIALAFLKDAKAAAPHFEEMTKHSTLPDSVTQANYWLGRARQALGDEAGAKEAFTKAAAFGTIYYGQLARSALGKSSTELRDMPAWKEAEAGFEGRELVRAVRALADNGHKELAVPLLRSFADGFTDGADLLLAARLAQTLDAHHLAIAIADTSEKRGIPLDLFNFPKDGLPSTKLASMDHAAIYAITRQESRFQVDAISSAGARGLMQLMPATAKETAGKLGVKYSASRLTSDAEYNTLLGSTYLKAQLERFDGSLLLAAAAYNAGAGNARKWVKTFGDPRSDAIDPVVWVELIPVQETRTYVKRVLGNYLVYRARLGKDDVSIGEALRKIPG
- the dapA gene encoding 4-hydroxy-tetrahydrodipicolinate synthase, whose product is MLRGSITALITPFANGALDEKAFSNFVDWQINEGSHGLVPVGTTGESPTVSHEEHRRVIEICVEVTAKRVPVIAGAGSNSTAEAVSLARFAEDVGADAVLSVVPYYNKPTQEGMFQHFSAVASATALPIVLYSVPGRTVVDLSVDTIVRLKEAHPNILGVKDATANMERASAQRMRLGADFILLSGEDVTALGFNAHGGHGCISVTSNVAPRLSALFQNACQQGNFSEALALQDKLFPLHKALFLENNPGGVKYAAARLGLCRNEFRLPVVPVSKDNEKAIDAALSHAGLLPN
- the smpB gene encoding SsrA-binding protein SmpB gives rise to the protein MIVTGPIAENRRARYDYEITDTLEAGIVLTGTEVKSLRTGKAQITEAYASPERGELWLINAHIPEYLQANRFNHEEKRPRKLLVKKKELARLSQDVERAGNTIVPMKLYFNEQGRAKLLIGVGKGKKSYDKRETERNRDWNRDKSRIMKEGGRG